In Pleuronectes platessa chromosome 4, fPlePla1.1, whole genome shotgun sequence, the following proteins share a genomic window:
- the med22 gene encoding mediator of RNA polymerase II transcription subunit 22 translates to MATQRVHSQSKESLLQNYNKRLKDDISSILDNFTEIIKTAKIEDETQVARATQAEQDHYEMHVRAANIVRAGESLMKLVSDLKQFLILNDFPSVNDAISLQNQHLRSLQEECDKKLTSLRDEIAIDLYELEEEYYSSRYK, encoded by the exons ATGGCCACGCAGAGAGTTCACTCTCAGAGCAAAGAGTCGCTGCTGCAGAACTACAATAAGAGGTTGAAAGACGACATCAGCTCCATCCTGGACAACTTCACTGAGATCATCAAAACCGCGAAG ATAGAGGATGAGACGCAGGTTGCTCGAGCAACTCAGGCCGAGCAGGACCACTATGAAATGCACGTCAGAGCCGCCAACATT GTACGTGCCGGGGAGTCCCTCATGAAGCTGGTGTCTGACCTAAAGCAGTTCTTGATCCTGAACGACTTTCCCTCCGTGAACGACGCCATCAGCCTCCAGAACCAGCACCTCCGCTCGTTACAGGAGGAGTGTGACAAGAAGCTCACCTCGCTCCGCGACGAGATCGCCATCGACCTGTATGAGCTAGAGGAAGAATATTACTCCTCCAGGTACAAGTAG